The Gemmatimonadaceae bacterium genome contains a region encoding:
- the arfB gene encoding aminoacyl-tRNA hydrolase, which produces MAGNWKSSPWTDGGSRRSACIVAPTRSGASVTRPEDDAPLDTPELSAGIDVAPGVRIAVGELQLRAITGSGPGGQHVNRSATRIELRWNVRTSRALSDAQRARVMAKLASRLDSDGLLRIVAGEYRSQQQNRRAALERLTTIVARALVVPPSRKATRPTRASVERRLDDKRRRADTKQDRRGRHDD; this is translated from the coding sequence ATGGCGGGGAATTGGAAATCGTCGCCATGGACGGACGGCGGGTCGCGGCGCTCCGCGTGCATCGTCGCGCCGACCCGATCGGGCGCTAGCGTGACCCGGCCAGAAGACGACGCCCCGCTCGACACCCCCGAGCTCTCTGCCGGCATCGATGTGGCGCCCGGCGTACGGATCGCGGTCGGTGAGTTGCAGCTGCGGGCCATCACCGGATCGGGTCCCGGCGGACAACATGTGAATCGCAGCGCGACGCGCATTGAATTGCGCTGGAACGTCCGCACGTCGCGTGCCCTGAGTGACGCACAGCGGGCGCGCGTGATGGCCAAGCTGGCGTCGCGCCTTGATTCGGACGGGCTGTTGCGAATTGTCGCCGGTGAATACCGAAGCCAGCAACAGAATCGACGAGCCGCGCTCGAACGCCTGACGACCATCGTGGCGCGTGCGCTGGTGGTGCCACCGTCCCGCAAGGCCACCAGGCCCACCCGCGCGTCGGTGGAGCGCCGACTGGACGACAAACGCCGGCGCGCCGACACCAAACAGGACCGTCGAGGCCGACATGACGACTGA
- a CDS encoding PAS domain S-box protein, which yields MLRWVWLGRVVLSCAILVAAVFVWNRAEPNDTLIATLIFAVATLTTVASAMYGEIEQRPYGPIFYGIQCAVDLGLVTAIVHITGGWNSQFAALYILVIASGALLLPFRGGLAVAAGACVLYAADVLWLRPGVAPVGIAVQIGVFMVVAIGSGLVSLRLRQAGVGRDELAAQLVKVQLEAADILRTIRSGILTVDTAGRLLYANPAATELLGVNLRSFTGRPVLDTLRAVSPQLAQALEQSSQSGIRTTRAEGRIRRDDGEVEIGVTTTVSDATDGGERHSATAIFQDISDSKRIQALHVRAERLEAVAELSASLAHEIRNPLASIRSATEQLARRRDLEALPADDDERVLHGLVVREADRLSRLLGDFLDFARARVSRVVTLDVGALVTAASTLAASHPDRADGVEVAVVIDSGLPTVEGDEDLLHRAVFNLVLNAIQAVGPSGQVDVRVGEHHPAPTAGNAPSRQLAISVSDNGDGIPEEVRERLFEPFVSGKPGGTGLGLPVVHRAVEAHRGLVLVDALARGTRFTILLPTTPVVGASLTGLAL from the coding sequence ATGTTGCGCTGGGTCTGGCTTGGCCGCGTCGTGTTGTCGTGCGCGATACTCGTGGCGGCGGTCTTTGTCTGGAATCGGGCCGAGCCCAACGATACGCTGATCGCTACGCTGATCTTTGCCGTCGCCACACTCACCACCGTGGCGTCGGCCATGTACGGGGAGATCGAGCAGCGCCCGTACGGGCCGATCTTCTATGGCATTCAATGTGCCGTCGATCTGGGTCTGGTGACGGCGATCGTGCATATCACCGGCGGCTGGAATTCGCAGTTCGCGGCCCTCTATATCCTCGTCATCGCCAGCGGGGCGCTGCTCCTGCCGTTCCGGGGCGGTCTGGCGGTGGCTGCCGGCGCCTGCGTGCTGTATGCCGCCGACGTGCTGTGGTTGCGTCCGGGTGTCGCTCCCGTCGGCATTGCGGTGCAGATCGGCGTCTTCATGGTCGTGGCCATCGGGTCGGGTCTGGTGTCGCTCCGTCTGCGACAGGCGGGAGTGGGTCGCGATGAACTCGCCGCGCAACTGGTCAAGGTGCAACTCGAAGCGGCCGATATCCTGCGCACGATCCGGTCCGGCATCCTGACGGTGGATACCGCGGGTCGATTGCTGTATGCGAATCCTGCGGCCACTGAACTGTTGGGCGTGAATCTGCGCTCGTTCACGGGTCGCCCCGTGCTCGATACGTTGCGCGCGGTGTCCCCGCAACTGGCCCAGGCCCTCGAACAATCATCGCAGAGCGGCATTCGCACCACCCGGGCGGAGGGACGCATTCGGCGCGATGATGGCGAAGTGGAAATCGGCGTGACCACCACCGTATCCGACGCCACCGACGGGGGCGAACGACACAGTGCCACGGCGATCTTCCAGGACATCTCCGACAGCAAGCGCATTCAGGCCCTGCACGTTCGCGCCGAACGACTCGAGGCAGTGGCCGAGCTCAGCGCCTCGCTGGCCCACGAAATTCGCAACCCGTTGGCGTCCATTCGCAGCGCCACCGAGCAACTCGCGCGTCGACGTGATCTGGAAGCGCTGCCGGCCGACGATGACGAGCGCGTGTTGCACGGCCTGGTGGTCCGCGAGGCGGATCGCCTGAGTCGATTGCTCGGGGACTTCCTCGACTTCGCGCGGGCACGTGTCTCGCGCGTCGTGACGCTGGATGTCGGCGCGCTGGTGACAGCGGCATCGACGCTCGCGGCGTCGCATCCGGACCGCGCCGACGGGGTCGAGGTCGCCGTGGTGATCGATTCGGGCCTACCGACCGTCGAAGGCGATGAGGACTTGCTGCATCGCGCGGTGTTCAATCTGGTGTTGAATGCCATACAGGCGGTGGGCCCGTCCGGTCAGGTGGACGTTCGCGTGGGCGAGCACCATCCTGCGCCGACCGCTGGCAACGCCCCATCGCGTCAGTTGGCAATCAGCGTGTCGGACAATGGCGACGGGATCCCGGAAGAGGTCCGCGAACGCCTGTTCGAGCCGTTCGTCTCTGGCAAGCCCGGCGGGACCGGGCTTGGCCTGCCGGTCGTCCATCGCGCCGTCGAGGCGCATCGCGGACTCGTGCTCGTCGATGCATTGGCCCGCGGAACCCGCTTCACCATTCTGCTGCCGACGACTCCCGTGGTCGGAGCTTCCCTTACTGGATTGGCACTGTGA
- a CDS encoding HlyD family efflux transporter periplasmic adaptor subunit: MAGVPERIPPDQLPLTTARLLQEQTSYRIVWMWLGGIGIALLLVLFLPWQQTVQGDGKVSALSPQDRPQTLPSRIDGRIERWLVPEGTFVRAGTTIVEISEIKDEYMDPRLVERTTEQLDAKVQGNRDKAGKADAYSRQIEALERSLTVKRQQARNKVAQYTAALEQAVLDDSLARDQYRRRDALFASPLGLTSLNDLQASRLKSQSASAKMVEKRNELANAEVDLEGIEAEYREKIEKARGERLSTLADIQEGVGEVSKLRNKVASLNVRHGYYRITAPQDGYVVKAIKQGVGEMVKPGDPIVTVQPTAAKRAVELHVRPMDVPLLRVGGKVRLIFDGWPALQFSGWPSVSVGTFGGEIVVIDQVAGADGRFRTLVVPDGADEAWPTQLRIGSGVHAWAALNTVRVWFEIWRQLNGFPPSLDIANADGASSGGGGGGKK, from the coding sequence ATGGCAGGCGTACCGGAGCGGATCCCGCCCGACCAGCTGCCGCTGACGACTGCCCGGCTGCTGCAGGAGCAAACGTCGTATCGCATCGTCTGGATGTGGCTGGGCGGCATCGGCATTGCGCTGCTGCTGGTACTCTTCCTGCCCTGGCAGCAGACCGTGCAGGGCGATGGCAAGGTGTCGGCGCTGTCTCCGCAGGATCGTCCGCAGACGCTGCCGTCACGCATTGACGGACGAATCGAACGCTGGTTGGTGCCCGAGGGCACGTTCGTGCGGGCGGGGACCACGATCGTCGAGATCAGCGAAATCAAGGACGAATACATGGATCCTCGATTGGTTGAGCGGACCACCGAGCAACTGGACGCCAAGGTTCAGGGAAATCGCGACAAAGCGGGCAAGGCTGATGCCTATTCGCGTCAGATCGAGGCGCTCGAGCGTTCGCTGACGGTGAAGCGGCAGCAGGCGCGCAACAAGGTCGCGCAATACACGGCGGCGCTGGAGCAGGCGGTGCTGGACGATTCGCTGGCGCGCGACCAGTATCGTCGCCGCGACGCGCTGTTCGCGTCGCCGCTCGGGCTGACGTCGCTCAACGACCTGCAGGCATCGCGACTCAAGTCGCAATCGGCCTCGGCAAAAATGGTCGAGAAGCGCAACGAACTGGCGAACGCCGAAGTCGATCTCGAGGGCATCGAGGCGGAATACCGCGAGAAGATCGAAAAGGCGCGCGGTGAGCGGCTGTCGACGCTGGCCGATATCCAGGAAGGTGTGGGGGAGGTGAGCAAGCTGCGGAACAAGGTCGCGTCCTTGAACGTGCGCCACGGCTACTATCGCATCACTGCGCCACAGGATGGCTACGTCGTCAAGGCGATCAAGCAGGGTGTGGGCGAAATGGTCAAGCCGGGTGATCCCATTGTCACGGTACAACCGACGGCCGCGAAGCGTGCGGTGGAACTGCATGTGCGGCCGATGGACGTGCCGCTGCTGCGCGTGGGTGGCAAGGTCCGCCTGATCTTCGATGGGTGGCCGGCGCTGCAGTTCTCCGGATGGCCCAGCGTGTCCGTGGGGACATTTGGTGGCGAGATTGTGGTCATTGATCAGGTGGCAGGCGCTGATGGGCGATTCCGTACGCTGGTGGTGCCAGACGGCGCTGACGAAGCGTGGCCGACGCAGCTCCGTATCGGTTCAGGTGTGCACGCATGGGCCGCGCTCAACACGGTGCGCGTGTGGTTCGAGATTTGGCGGCAGTTGAACGGATTCCCACCCAGTCTCGATATCGCGAACGCCGATGGCGCGTCGTCCGGTGGCGGCGGAGGCGGGAAGAAGTGA
- a CDS encoding TolC family protein: MAFTRKACRATMILGLTVMGGSLRAQAVMPFSRYAAQVEANHPIAQQARLVAAQARTAMQEAWGAFDPKLSLSFAQKAYKGEQYFSYLDAGVKVPTPIGADLKLGFERASGFRVSDDRTTPRSGLFSLGLSVPVGQRLITDERRTAFTIARAQREIGDAERQGMINKLLLDAAKAYGAWYAAERRFEIAAEGVTLATFRLQAVEQRVRNGENAPIDTLEASLEVQRRAVARLEAENERLAARVMAAVFLWDSRGQPEELPPDAQPVLAGLDQTTTDTTRLAIWIAAVASRHPELRKVEGKLRAAQAERLFAQQAQIPFAEATVAAIGDRDPIGLLGASDRWRDNFKAGLDVESSLLLLKERGKAARSRQKEEFVRLDRDLLRRELAYDVRLALNDVVLLERVLTAQRANVRSASQLRDAEQTRFSSGESTLLVVNLRERLVLDESAKLATVEGKLAAARAALVVAVGDASLIR, translated from the coding sequence ATGGCGTTTACACGAAAGGCCTGTCGGGCGACCATGATCCTCGGCTTGACGGTCATGGGTGGCAGCCTTCGTGCGCAAGCAGTGATGCCGTTTTCGCGGTATGCCGCGCAGGTCGAGGCGAATCACCCGATTGCCCAGCAGGCCCGGTTGGTCGCCGCTCAGGCGCGCACGGCCATGCAGGAGGCCTGGGGCGCGTTCGATCCAAAGCTGTCGCTCTCATTCGCCCAGAAAGCGTACAAAGGCGAACAGTATTTCTCGTATCTCGATGCCGGTGTGAAAGTCCCGACGCCGATAGGGGCCGATCTCAAGCTGGGATTTGAACGCGCGTCAGGCTTTCGCGTGAGTGACGATCGCACCACGCCACGGTCCGGCCTGTTCTCACTGGGACTCTCGGTGCCCGTGGGACAGCGCCTGATCACCGACGAGCGGCGAACCGCATTCACGATTGCGCGGGCGCAGCGCGAGATCGGTGACGCGGAACGCCAGGGCATGATCAACAAGTTGCTGCTTGACGCCGCCAAGGCGTATGGTGCGTGGTATGCGGCCGAGCGCCGATTCGAGATTGCGGCGGAGGGCGTGACTCTGGCGACGTTTCGTCTGCAGGCGGTCGAACAGCGGGTGCGCAACGGCGAGAATGCGCCGATTGACACGCTGGAAGCATCGCTTGAAGTGCAACGACGCGCCGTCGCGCGGCTGGAGGCTGAGAACGAACGGCTCGCGGCGCGCGTGATGGCGGCCGTGTTCCTTTGGGATTCGCGCGGTCAACCGGAGGAGCTGCCGCCCGACGCGCAGCCTGTATTGGCAGGGCTCGATCAGACCACCACGGACACGACGCGCCTGGCCATCTGGATCGCCGCCGTCGCCAGCCGGCATCCGGAATTGCGAAAGGTTGAAGGCAAACTGCGCGCCGCGCAGGCGGAGCGTCTGTTCGCCCAGCAGGCGCAGATTCCGTTTGCCGAGGCTACGGTGGCGGCCATCGGCGATCGTGATCCGATAGGACTGCTGGGCGCGAGCGATCGCTGGCGGGACAACTTCAAGGCGGGTCTGGACGTGGAGTCGTCACTGCTGCTGCTCAAGGAGCGCGGCAAAGCCGCGCGCAGCCGTCAGAAGGAGGAGTTCGTCCGCCTTGATCGCGACCTGCTGCGCCGGGAACTGGCGTACGACGTGCGCCTGGCGCTCAATGATGTGGTGCTGCTCGAACGCGTGTTGACGGCGCAACGGGCCAACGTGCGGTCTGCCTCACAATTGCGGGACGCCGAACAGACGCGTTTCAGCAGCGGGGAGAGCACCTTGCTGGTGGTCAATCTGCGGGAAAGGTTGGTGCTGGATGAGTCGGCCAAGCTGGCCACCGTCGAGGGGAAACTGGCCGCCGCGCGCGCCGCACTGGTGGTGGCCGTTGGTGACGCGAGTCTGATCCGGTAG
- a CDS encoding STAS domain-containing protein, translating to MTTETPPVVGPVTFVPKLFSTLRGYSREQLLKDVTAGVIVGIVALPLAIAFAIASGVTPDRGLITAIVAGFLISVLGGSRVQIGGPTGAFVVIVSGIVAKHGVDGLLVATFLAGVLLIAMGVMKLGGVIKFVPQPVVVGFTSGIAILIFSGQVRDALGLTMATVPPDFFERWQAYAVHIGTTAWPAVGITALTLVILLFWPRVSLKVPGPFVALIVTTALVQLAGIPVETIGSRFGHVGGGLPAPHVPHVTAAMVRDLAGPAFTIALLAAIESLLSAVVADGMIGGKHRSNMELVAQGVANMVSPMFGGIPATGAIARTATNIKSGGRTPIAGITHAIVLLLIALFVGKWAALIPMATLAGILTLVAYHMSEWRNFRAQLRAPRSDVIVLVTTFALTVVVDLTVALQVGMILAAFLFMKRMAEVTNVQAVTRELFDLPEGVDAMDIGLRSVPRGVEVFEIDGPFFFGAAERFKEALGEMGRKPRVLILRLRNVPAIDATGISLLRDLHRRAVRDGTVLMLSGLHSQPLFALERDGLLAEIGESGVFAGVDDALAAARDIVGAPAVPAPGDVHRVVANPTPAGGTPIRRPPRSHPDNR from the coding sequence ATGACGACTGAAACACCGCCGGTAGTTGGCCCGGTGACGTTTGTCCCGAAACTTTTCTCCACCCTGCGCGGATACTCGCGCGAACAGCTGCTCAAGGATGTCACGGCCGGCGTCATCGTCGGCATCGTGGCCCTGCCGCTGGCCATTGCGTTCGCGATCGCCAGCGGCGTGACGCCCGACCGCGGACTGATCACCGCCATTGTCGCCGGATTCCTCATCTCGGTCCTCGGCGGTTCGCGTGTCCAGATTGGCGGACCCACCGGCGCCTTCGTGGTGATCGTGTCGGGGATCGTCGCCAAGCACGGAGTTGATGGCCTGCTGGTGGCCACGTTCCTCGCCGGCGTGTTGCTCATTGCCATGGGCGTCATGAAACTCGGCGGCGTCATCAAGTTCGTGCCGCAACCGGTCGTGGTGGGGTTCACCAGCGGCATTGCGATTCTCATCTTCTCCGGGCAAGTGAGAGACGCGCTGGGACTCACGATGGCGACCGTGCCGCCGGATTTCTTTGAACGATGGCAGGCGTATGCGGTGCACATTGGCACGACGGCCTGGCCCGCCGTGGGCATCACGGCGCTGACCCTCGTCATCCTGCTGTTCTGGCCGCGCGTGTCACTGAAAGTGCCCGGCCCATTCGTGGCGTTGATCGTGACGACCGCGCTGGTACAATTGGCGGGAATCCCCGTCGAGACGATCGGTTCACGCTTCGGGCACGTGGGGGGCGGACTTCCCGCGCCTCATGTCCCGCACGTCACCGCCGCGATGGTGCGCGATCTCGCCGGCCCGGCGTTCACCATCGCCCTGCTGGCCGCCATCGAGTCGTTGCTGTCGGCGGTGGTGGCCGATGGCATGATCGGTGGGAAACACCGATCGAACATGGAGCTGGTGGCACAAGGCGTCGCGAACATGGTTTCCCCGATGTTTGGCGGCATTCCGGCCACGGGCGCCATCGCGCGCACCGCCACCAACATCAAGAGTGGCGGTCGCACGCCGATTGCCGGCATCACCCACGCCATCGTGCTGCTGCTGATTGCCTTGTTTGTCGGGAAGTGGGCGGCGCTCATCCCGATGGCCACGCTGGCCGGCATCCTGACCCTGGTCGCGTATCACATGTCGGAATGGCGGAATTTCCGGGCACAGCTGCGCGCGCCGCGCTCCGATGTCATCGTGTTGGTCACCACGTTTGCGCTCACCGTCGTGGTCGATCTCACGGTGGCACTGCAGGTCGGCATGATCCTCGCGGCGTTTCTCTTCATGAAGCGCATGGCGGAGGTGACCAATGTGCAAGCCGTCACGCGGGAGCTGTTTGATCTGCCGGAGGGTGTCGATGCCATGGACATCGGACTGCGGTCCGTGCCGCGCGGCGTCGAGGTCTTCGAGATTGACGGACCGTTCTTTTTCGGCGCGGCCGAACGATTCAAGGAAGCGCTGGGCGAAATGGGTCGCAAACCGCGTGTGCTGATACTGCGCCTGCGCAATGTGCCCGCCATTGACGCCACGGGGATTTCCCTGTTGCGCGACCTGCATCGTCGCGCGGTGCGCGACGGCACCGTGCTGATGCTGTCAGGGCTTCATTCGCAGCCGCTGTTCGCACTCGAACGCGACGGCTTGCTCGCGGAGATCGGCGAATCGGGCGTGTTCGCGGGCGTGGACGACGCGCTGGCCGCGGCGCGCGATATTGTGGGAGCGCCAGCCGTACCGGCACCGGGTGACGTCCACCGTGTGGTGGCCAACCCGACGCCGGCCGGCGGCACACCGATCAGAAGACCACCACGTTCGCACCCAGATAATAGGTGA
- a CDS encoding HlyC/CorC family transporter, translating to MIDAVLPSQSPESLSFSSGAIRLALVLLLVLLNAFFVAAEFALVAVRRSRIDHMAAEGDRSAQVVQRALNQLDRYISGTQLGITLASLALGWIGEPAIAVLVDRALHLVGIEPAPDALHTGAGIAVAFLVITFLHIVLGELTPKSIALAIPEKVSRVVVRPLMLFSRIMSPFIGFLNGTANRLLKLLGVAPASEGGHVHSPEELRLLVMQARAHGTLEESDSAMLAGVFDFHNKKAFDIMRPRTEMVGIADDVEREELVQILRQERYSRYPVYRDTVDDIIGVFLAKDFWLHEDPQHFELREHLREPLFVPATRAAERVLEDLRRTRAQMAVVLDEYGGTAGIVTMEDLIEEVVGDIADEYDPLSRDALLFDGVLELAGSMSLVDVRSNHKLPIAEGDWTTLGGYAFARLGRLPHVGDRVTYDGGELEIVAMDGRRVAALRVHRRADPIGR from the coding sequence ATGATCGACGCCGTGTTGCCCAGCCAAAGTCCTGAGAGTCTGTCCTTTTCCAGCGGAGCCATCCGGCTGGCGTTGGTGCTCCTGCTGGTGCTGCTCAATGCGTTTTTTGTGGCCGCCGAATTCGCGCTGGTTGCCGTTCGGCGCAGCCGCATAGACCACATGGCGGCCGAGGGCGACCGCTCCGCGCAAGTGGTTCAGCGGGCCCTGAACCAGTTGGACCGATATATCTCCGGTACGCAACTGGGCATTACCCTGGCGTCGCTCGCGCTGGGCTGGATTGGCGAGCCGGCCATTGCGGTGCTGGTCGACCGGGCCCTGCATCTGGTAGGGATCGAGCCGGCCCCGGATGCCCTGCACACCGGCGCGGGCATCGCCGTGGCGTTCCTTGTCATCACGTTCCTGCATATCGTGCTGGGCGAATTGACGCCCAAGTCAATCGCCCTGGCCATCCCGGAAAAGGTCTCACGGGTGGTGGTGCGACCGCTGATGCTGTTCTCACGCATCATGTCGCCCTTCATTGGGTTCCTCAACGGCACGGCGAATCGACTGCTCAAGCTGCTGGGGGTGGCACCGGCTTCGGAAGGCGGGCATGTGCACTCGCCGGAGGAGCTTCGCCTGCTGGTGATGCAGGCCCGCGCGCACGGCACGCTGGAAGAGTCGGATTCGGCCATGCTGGCCGGCGTTTTTGACTTTCACAACAAGAAAGCCTTCGACATCATGCGACCGCGCACGGAGATGGTCGGTATCGCTGACGACGTGGAGCGTGAGGAACTGGTGCAGATACTCCGTCAGGAACGCTACTCGCGCTATCCGGTGTACCGGGATACCGTCGACGATATTATCGGCGTCTTTCTGGCAAAGGACTTCTGGCTGCATGAGGACCCGCAGCATTTCGAACTTCGCGAGCACTTGCGCGAGCCCCTGTTCGTACCGGCCACGCGCGCGGCGGAACGCGTGCTCGAAGACCTGCGTCGCACCCGCGCGCAGATGGCGGTGGTGCTCGATGAGTATGGTGGCACGGCCGGCATCGTGACGATGGAAGATCTGATTGAGGAAGTGGTCGGTGATATTGCCGACGAGTACGATCCGCTGTCGCGTGATGCGCTGCTGTTTGACGGCGTGCTGGAACTGGCGGGCTCGATGTCGCTGGTGGACGTCCGTTCCAATCACAAGCTGCCCATCGCGGAAGGCGACTGGACCACGCTGGGCGGGTACGCCTTTGCCCGGCTGGGTCGACTGCCACACGTGGGCGACCGGGTGACCTATGATGGCGGGGAATTGGAAATCGTCGCCATGGACGGACGGCGGGTCGCGGCGCTCCGCGTGCATCGTCGCGCCGACCCGATCGGGCGCTAG